In a genomic window of Acidilobus saccharovorans 345-15:
- a CDS encoding DUF2153 family protein has product MSSRQDITDFLRNLDRWVVMQQSILQTFKENEKRISQADRLELIVNTRLAFSHMMRTIKAFDDWLQDPFITTNAPRDLLVDVWERTVKILEELLELDIEHTSSMRNTLDNYFKMGQLNPILTRLREIGSTLGGEQERGRGEIGGTTISF; this is encoded by the coding sequence GTGTCGTCCAGGCAAGATATAACAGACTTCCTGCGTAACCTAGATAGATGGGTAGTTATGCAGCAGAGCATACTTCAGACCTTCAAGGAGAACGAGAAGAGGATATCGCAGGCTGACAGGCTTGAGCTTATAGTCAACACTAGGCTTGCATTCAGCCACATGATGAGAACTATAAAGGCCTTTGACGACTGGCTCCAGGACCCCTTCATAACTACGAACGCGCCCAGAGACCTCCTTGTTGACGTGTGGGAGAGAACTGTGAAGATACTTGAGGAGCTCCTGGAGCTTGACATAGAGCACACCTCGAGCATGAGGAACACCCTTGACAACTACTTTAAAATGGGTCAACTGAACCCCATACTCACTAGGCTGAGGGAGATAGGATCGACCCTTGGTGGCGAGCAGGAGAGAGGGCGGGGAGAGATAGGGGGCACGACAATATCATTCTAA